The following are encoded in a window of uncultured Sphaerochaeta sp. genomic DNA:
- the ilvA gene encoding threonine ammonia-lyase, biosynthetic, translating into MSPIIVDDVVKHILTSKVYDVAIETPLTYASRLSKEKGCSVYLKREDLQSIHSFKLRGAYNKIAHLSSEEKSRGVIAASAGNHAQGVALSAQRLGIDALIIMPKTTPTIKVDAVQNFGAKIELYGDSYSETYEYCRKRVVETGRTFIHPFDDPLVIAGQGTIGKEIMEQLSEVTHIFVGVGGGGLISGIASYVKALRPHVQIISVEPQDSNCLAVSISSGQRVILPHVGIFADGVAVKQVGALPFSFASRLVDDFMTVSTDQICYAMKGVFEETRSILEPAGALALAGLQQFDLPLDAHAVAICSGANITFEKLQQVAERTLLGSGKEALLSVQMPEKPGALHAFCREVVMDRGIKEFSYRLQRRSMAHVLVGLTVAGSEDKHFLLRRIKEAGFACTDFSDNDIAKEHLRHMIGGEASEAEHQVFYEIEFPERTNALGDFLSALDNRWNICLFHYRNAASDTGNVLIGFETKAQEALELALSEAGYTWTCVSDDLVVRTYLGDS; encoded by the coding sequence AACGGGAGGATCTGCAGAGCATTCACAGCTTCAAACTCAGGGGAGCCTACAATAAGATTGCCCATCTCAGCAGTGAGGAGAAGAGCCGGGGAGTCATTGCTGCAAGCGCGGGAAACCATGCCCAGGGAGTTGCCCTCTCCGCTCAAAGGCTTGGTATTGATGCCCTGATCATCATGCCCAAGACCACTCCAACCATCAAGGTTGATGCAGTTCAGAACTTTGGGGCGAAGATTGAATTGTACGGTGATAGTTACTCCGAGACCTATGAGTACTGCAGAAAGCGGGTAGTAGAAACAGGGAGAACCTTCATTCATCCCTTTGATGATCCTCTGGTCATTGCTGGCCAGGGAACGATAGGCAAGGAGATCATGGAACAGCTCAGTGAGGTCACCCATATATTTGTAGGAGTAGGGGGAGGGGGCCTTATTAGTGGGATTGCCAGCTATGTGAAAGCACTCCGACCTCATGTGCAGATCATTAGTGTAGAACCCCAGGACAGCAACTGTCTCGCTGTGAGTATTTCCAGTGGCCAGCGGGTGATTCTTCCCCATGTGGGTATTTTTGCAGATGGTGTGGCTGTCAAACAGGTAGGGGCTCTTCCTTTCAGCTTTGCTTCCCGTCTTGTTGATGATTTCATGACGGTCAGTACCGACCAGATCTGTTACGCCATGAAAGGTGTTTTTGAGGAGACGAGAAGTATTCTGGAACCTGCAGGTGCCTTGGCCCTTGCAGGGCTCCAGCAATTTGACCTTCCTTTAGATGCCCATGCGGTAGCCATCTGTTCAGGGGCGAATATCACATTCGAAAAGCTTCAACAGGTGGCTGAGAGAACCCTTCTCGGATCAGGAAAGGAGGCATTGCTCTCAGTTCAGATGCCCGAGAAGCCGGGAGCCCTGCATGCCTTTTGCAGGGAAGTGGTCATGGATAGAGGTATTAAGGAGTTCTCGTATCGATTGCAACGCCGCTCAATGGCACATGTATTGGTTGGACTAACTGTTGCAGGAAGCGAGGACAAGCATTTCTTGTTGCGACGCATCAAGGAAGCAGGTTTTGCCTGTACTGATTTCTCTGATAATGACATTGCCAAGGAGCATCTTCGTCATATGATAGGAGGGGAGGCCAGCGAAGCAGAGCACCAGGTCTTCTACGAAATTGAATTTCCTGAGAGGACCAACGCACTTGGAGACTTCCTTAGTGCTCTGGATAACCGATGGAATATCTGTCTTTTTCACTACCGAAATGCTGCAAGTGATACAGGAAATGTCCTTATTGGATTTGAGACCAAAGCACAAGAAGCATTGGAACTTGCCTTGAGTGAGGCTGGATACACTTGGACTTGTGTGTCTGATGATTTGGTTGTGAGGACCTATCTCGGGGACTCCTGA